In the Colletotrichum lupini chromosome 1, complete sequence genome, one interval contains:
- a CDS encoding 4-hydroxyphenylpyruvate dioxygenase — MSPSAITDSPPQQAAYPASTDLGDGLAVQHPPPNFQGYDHVTWWVGNAKQAAAYYTTLFGFKTVAYKGLETGSRYIASYAVANNDVRFVFTSPVRSLAHLPEDEPISDAERELLREIHAHLEKHGDAVKDVAFEVDNVEGVYNKAVSEGADAVQPPTVLKDKEHGNVLTAVIRTYGDTTHTLISRNGYSGPFLPGFRAAKPTTATVTLPNVPLARIDHCVGNQSWNEMVSACAFYEQCLSFHRFWSVDDSQICTEFSALNSIVMASANNMVKMPINEPAPGKKKSQIEEYVVFNSGAGVQHIALLTQDIITTVSAMRARGVEFINVPSTYYDTMRHRLKTEKRNWELKEDLATIEALNILIDYDEQGYLLQLFTKPLMDRPTVFVEIIQRNHFEGFGAGNFKSLFEAIEREQAERGNL, encoded by the coding sequence ATGTCCCCTTCTGCTATCACAGACTCCCCGCCACAGCAAGCCGCCTACCCGGCATCAACAGATCTCGGCGATGGACTCGCAGTACAGCATCCGCCGCCCAACTTCCAGGGCTACGATCACGTAACCTGGTGGGTTGGCAACGCCAAGCAGGCCGCTGCTTACTACACTACTCTCTTCGGCTTCAAAACCGTAGCATACAAGGGCCTCGAAACGGGCAGCAGGTATATCGCCTCGTACGCCGTCGCCAACAACGACGTCCGTTTCGTCTTCACCTCCCCGGTGCGATCACTGGCCCACCTCCCCGAGGATGAGCCCATCTCAGACGCGGAGCGAGAGCTCCTGCGCGAGATTCACGCTCACCTCGAGAAGCACGGCGACGCCGTAAAGGATGTCGCCTTCGAGGTCGACAATGTCGAGGGCGTATACAACAAGGCCGTCTCAGAGGGCGCCGATGCCGTTCAGCCCCCGACCGTCCTCAAGGACAAGGAACACGGCAACGTCCTGACCGCCGTCATCCGCACCTACGGCGACACGACGCACACGCTCATCTCCCGCAACGGATATTCGGGTCCCTTCCTCCCGGGCTTCCGCGCCGCGAAGCCCACCACGGCCACCGTCACCCTCCCCAACGTGCCCCTGGCCCGGATCGACCACTGCGTCGGCAACCAGTCCTGGAACGAAATGGTGTCGGCCTGCGCCTTTTACGAGCAGTGCCTGTCCTTCCACCGCTTCTGGTCCGTCGATGACTCGCAAATCTGCACAGAGTTCTCGGCCCTCAACTCCATCGTCATGGCCTCGGCCAACAACATGGTCAAGATGCCCATCAACGAACCCGCGCCCGGCAAGAAGAAGTCTCAGATCGAGGAGTACGTCGTCTTCAACTCGGGCGCCGGCGTCCAGCACATTGCCCTACTGACCCAGGACATCATCACCACCGTGTCGGCCATGCGCGCCCGCGGCGTTGAGTTCATCAACGTCCCCTCGACCTACTATGACACCATGCGCCACCGCCTCAAGACGGAGAAGCGCAACTGGGAGCTCAAGGAGGACCTCGCCACCATTGAGGCGCTCAACATTCTTATCGACTACGACGAGCAGGGATACTTGCTTCAGCTCTTCACTAAGCCGCTCATGGACCGCCCCACCGTCTTTGTTGAGATTATCCAGCGCAACCACTTTGAGGGTTTCGGTGCCGGTAACTTCAAGAGCTTGTTCGAGGCTATTGAGCGCGAGCAGGCCGAACGTGGAAACTTGTAA
- a CDS encoding ribosomal protein L27 yields the protein MKFLKVGRVAIITHGRYAGKKVVIIQPVDSGNKAHPFGHALVAGIERYPSKITRRMSKTRQEKRNKIKPFVKLVNYNHLMPTRYTLELEGLKGVVSNDTFKEVTQREDAKKQVKKVLEERYTSGKNRWFFTPLSRGVGLACKEHQLASEVLGLRAPNEKPLKSKTFAL from the exons ATGAAGTTCCTCAAGGTCGGCAGAGTCGCCATCATCACCCACGGCCGTTACGCCGGCAAGAAG GTCGTCATCATCCAGCCTGTCGACTCTGGCAACAAGGCTCACCCCTTCGGCCACGCCCTGGTCGCCGGCATCGAGCGCTACCCCTCCAAGATCACCCGCCGCATGTCCAAGACCCGCCAGGAGAAGCGCAACAAGATCAAGCCCTTCGTCAAGCTTGTCAACTACAACCACTTGATGCCCACCCGCTACACTCTCGAGCTCGAGGGCCTCAAGGGCGTCGTCAGCAACGACACCTTCAAGGAGGTCACCCAGCGTGAGGATGCCAAGAAGCAGGTGAAGAAGGTTCTGGAGGAGCGTTACACGAGCGGAAAGAACAGATGGTTCTTCACGCCTCTGA GTCGGGGAGTTGGGCTGGCTTGTAAAGAGCATCAATTGGCATCTGAGGTCCTCGGTTTAAGGGCTCCCAATGAGAAACCATTGAAATCCAAGACGTTTGCCCTGTGA